cctctccacccacccaccgtGTGCATCTCTGAGCAATGGGCCTCGCCACAGGAGCCTGCCACATGCAAGGTCACCAGCATTCCTGCCAAGGATGGGGAAGGGGTGACTCAGTCCCCGCTTGCTCATCTAGGGAAGGGGAacgaaggagagggaggaggggcagaaaCCCATTCAGTTTTGCCTTAAGCTTCCCCAGGAGGAGGACTCGGCTTTGCTGGCCGCGGGGCCTCTGCTAGCTCACAGGTTACTGCAGTTCAGATGGGAGAGCAGAGCAACTCCGGGTATCCCGGTACTCGGAAAAGAGTGCTTCTCTTCCGTCCGCAGTACAGCTCTTGCCCTCAGGACGATGCCAATCTGATGGGGGAGACACAGCCTTTACATCAGTCTGACATGTCACCCAGCTCCTCCTCAAGCAGTGTTCAGTCTGTCGAGGGAGGTGCAACCCTACCCCCAggtgccccccacccacccaaactcTGATGGGGAGACGCAAGCCAAGCCCTTGAAAAGCTCCTTTGGTCTGGTCTGGTAGGCTTGCTCCAGGGGCTACACCCTATGGGAGAGACAAGACCCTCACCTAGTTGAGTGGGTGGGGGGCAGAACAGACCAGAAGTAGGGTCCCCAACCAGCTTGAGAAGGTTATAGAGACTGACTTCAAGGGGCTGTGGGGAGGTCAAGGGGGTGACGTGAGGCAGGACCCTGACCTTCTTCTCTTGTAGGGCTCCCTCAAGAAGAATCAGTCTCCTGTGGGTGCTCCCCAAGGCCAGAGGTCAGGGTGCTTCATGGGACCCGAGGTCCATCTCTCCAGGAGATGCCACAGCTGTTGCTCAGAAGGGCAGAAGTGGGTATCCTCTTAGCCAGGGAAGTCGGGTGGACTTGCTACCCTTGTGAGGATCAAGGAGGCTCATGAGCTAGCTGAAAAGACCCGAGAAAGACCAGAGGACCCCTCCAAGGAATCAGGATTTGGGAAGACATTTGTTAGCCAGATCTGAACTGAGCTCAGCCTGGTTGCCGGGGAAGGCAGATAGGCAGCGAAGAGGAGGCAGAGTGTGCGTGAGGACGAAATGAAGTTATTAAAATGAACCCACCCCCTGTGCAGGCGGCACCGCGTGCCAGAAAGGCCGGGCCCTCCAGCTGTCGGCAGCAGCTGGCCCTCCACAGGAGAGGAGAAGTAGGCGGGGCGGGTCAGAGCGCCCCTGCACTGTGCTTAgggttcagtgttcacacagaggtgggaatgggggcgcCTCACAGTTCCTTCTTCATCTGCTACACCCCACAGGTGCCCTGGGACAGCGAGAGGCACAGGCGGGAGAACCCTCCAGATTCTAGCAGCCAAGGTGTCTcttggttgggggagggggttggaggaTTGGGAGGGAGCAAGCCCCAACCCCTCTGACTGTAGTCACTGGTAcagagggtggggagggacagAGCTGTGGAGGGGCATGTGTGTCTTGAGTCTGCTCAGAAGACATGGCTTCAGGATGATTCAGGCATAGCTGGAAAGGGagtgtgtgtcccccccccccccccccgccccctgcccacAGCCATCTTGCTTTCTAGGTCATTTCACACACAGAGGGGATGCAACCAGGTGAGCGTGGGCTGCAGTGAGTATGCGTGGACCATCTGGGCTCGGAGCTAGTGGACAGAGGGCAAGGACTGGAGGAAGTCAGGCCACTGGCCCTCACTCTAGGATGCTCCACGGTATGGCTACACTCCCCAAAAGGACCTTTAGACCTGAGTGCTGACCTCCGAAGAGCAGAGACCTAGAGTGACCTCCAGAAGGATGGTAGGGGCTCCAGCTTTCCCTCCACCAAACCCCCAGAGTCCAGGAGCCTTGCCTGGGCATCCATCCATTCTGATGCCCTCTCCGGCAGAAGGAGGAAGTGGCTACTCTCACGCTGTTTGTCCCCATGCCACCTCAGTCTGTTCCTTTCCCCCCAAGAGGCAGATGGGAGTCACAgctggagagagcagagaggaatcTCTTCATCTTCTGGACCTGGAGCCAAGACCTTTGCTTAGAGGTCATTgggcacttttctttttttttttttttttttttttttttttttttttttttttttttttttggtttttcgagacagggtttctctgtgtagcttttgcgcctttcctggagctcacttggtagcccaggctggcctcgaactcacagagatccgcctgcctctgcctcccgagtgctgggattaaaggcgtgcgccaccaacgcatTGGGCACTTTTCAAAGTCTGTCAGCATCTCTCTACCCAGGCCAGGGGCCCAGGTACAGGCCCTACCCAGCCTGGCTGAGTTAGCGAGGACCCTGAAGTGATTCTCAGGGGCGCAAGTGGCCCTGCAGGATGCAGAGGGAGAAACCGAAAGAGGCCGGTGAGGACAGTGAACTTGACCACTCGGGGtcgcagagaaaaacaatggcagagTTCGGACATCACTGGGCATCTACCACTGCCCCCTGCAGGGCCAGAGACGGCaacccagtgagggctgggggaggaagaTTTGGCCCGTCGTCCCTCCCTTGCTGGCTCTTATCCCCAAGCTTCCCCTTCAGGTGCTATGCCCAGCCCCAAAAGTGTTGGCTTGGGCCTCTGGCACTGGATCTGTGGGCCTGCAAAGGGTGTCAGAGAAGCCAGCCCCAAAGCCGCAGGGAGCCCCAGCTCCAAGAGGTCTGCAGCTTTGGTCACCATTTGGAAAATGCTAGCCAGACAGGGTCCAGGTCCCTCTTCCCTGGATAACTCGGAACACGGTGCCCCCGGGAAAACTTTATTCCCTGCTCCAAGGACAAGACTCTGCACACAGAAGTGACAGGGCATTTCACAAGActtcccatccccccacccccaccccacagacaACACTAGGGCACAGTTCCAGCGTGGCCACACAGTCCAGTCTCCTGCCCCCCACTCTGCACATAGCCCCATGGCCCAGAGAAGGAGTCCCCACCCCTGTTTCGGAATGCCCCGGCTGACATGAAGAGCGGGCTGTCCAGGGAGCAATCTCAGCAGGGTTCGGGCAAAGGATGAGCACACAGCGCACGGACCGGCTTCTGCTTCTGCCCTTCAGGCTAGGAGGACCGAGTAGCCCTGTCTCGGGTGAAGGACGGGGTCGGTGTGCCATCAGCAAGAGGGTGAGAGCAGTGTAGAGTGCTGGAGGAGACGGGGTCTCGGAAAGGGGTGGCCTGGCTGGTGATGAAAGGTAGTCACTGGGACAGCAAAGGCCTGAGGGTGGGGATGAGGTCATCACTCAGTGCAGGAAAGGGTCTCGGGGCCACACACTGCCTGCTCCCATGGGggaagccactgagccatccctcctcAGTTGTCTGTCTGGCCTACACAGTCGGACACCCCTTTGCCGACTGCTGTCCTCTTTCTGAATGGCAAGGAGAGAGCCAAGGGTTAAGGTCTTCTCCGTGGCTTGATCTGGGGCCACCCACCTTGCCTGCCCAGGGGCCTCAGGGCCCAGCATCAGCTTTGGATGGCTCTGTAAGGCTGCCCagagccccttcctcctccacgACAAGTCCATTCTGACCTCAGGCTGGGGCCAGCGGTGGGGACCCTTCTCCAACACCTGAGGCCCGGCCCTGGCCCACCTGGTCTCTcgtcctctcctccccctcccttcctgagACCTATCCCTTTCCCTGCCCAGTGTCCAGACAGCCGGCCTCCTGCACAGGCCTCTGCGGCCCATCCAGGTCACCCGGACGGGTAGTAGGGGGTGTCGCTGTGGTAGTTGTAATCTGGGCACACCTTCTGCACCAGTCTGTAATCCGTGCTGTAGAAAGCAATGTAGACGCAGACGACTTTGAAGGGCTGGGAGCAGCTCCAGGTGGCCGAGCTCTGAGCGTGGTCTCGGGAACAGATCTTGGCTGGGTCGTGGGTACAGAGCGAGGTCCGGCGGCCTCGCTCCACCTTCTCCCACTCCATCCGGCAGTTGAAGATTTTGGAGGCCTTGGCTTCGATGAAGATTTGCTGCTCCTGGTGGAACTCTACAGCTTTGCTGGGGGGTACAAGGCTGATGGAGATGTTACCCTGGCCTGTGGCATTGTGACGGAAGTGGACGCTGAAGGTTCCGTTGCCGTGGTCCACGATCTTCCCTGTGACCAGCAGGTTCAGGGCCACTGTCTTGATGTTGGAGTAGAAATCACCCCATCcaaatatttttttcactttggtCGCGGGTAGGGGGCTTTGCTTGGGGCGGTTGGGGGACTGCCCAAGGACACCCCAAGCCTCCCCAGGTGGGGCCAGCAGCCCTAAAAGGGTAGAGTTGGCCAAGGGGCGGGACTTAGGTGAGATGTGACCTCGCTTCCGAGGTACCCTAGGCCGAGGCTGGCCCTCATGGTCATCATGCTCAGGGTCCTCTGAGCCAGGGGGGCCATCCTCTTGGCCACAGATGACCTATGGAGGGATTTGAAAAGAGAATTAGAGCTTtgtctccagaggacccagaggaTTTGAGATGTGACCCACCACCCTATCACCATCTGCGtggtctctgtccctgtctggcCCAGGCTAAGGGGGACATCTGCTTGTTCCCTTGTGCTGAGGCCAGGTGTATACCCTGGCTCTCTATATGACCCACTCTCATGTTCCGATACATCAGTCACCTCCATGACCTTTCTTTACCACCCTGCCCCTGGCTGCTATTCCAAATCTGGAAGGAAGGTCAGGACGTCTTTCCCCTTCATGGACTAGGGTATCAGAGACACACAGTTCTCCTGTCTGGATAAGCCCCAGTCAGGTGGGAAGGGCTCAGCTTCTGATCTTGCAGAAGCCCCCAGTCTGAAGGGGAGGTAGAATCCCCATCCTTGATGGTGGGGCATCATGACACCAAGGAGGCATCATTTCTGTCCTCCAGGCGTCCTTCACCTGGAGTTGGGAGTTGCAAGTTATTTGGGGAGCCCCTCCCTATCTTAGGAGCTCCTGcgtgtcagcacacacacacatctcatgcCGTTTAAGACATTTTAGTCTTCTGGCTGAGAAGACACCATTCCTAGCCTGGCCTAACTACTGGCGTTAGAGGCAAAGACAGCCTACAGGCCATAAAATAAGAATCCAGAACCCAGTGACAGTCCTGGGCAGGTACCAGTTTGGTGCAGGTTTTGCTAAGACGAGGACACCCAGGTGTGAATGCCACACCCAGGATAGCCAAGCTCGTGGAAGCAAAACCCTTCTCTGGGGAACACCGGTGACGACATGCCGAGATGGCACTTGCATGATGAGGGACCAGTTCTTGTGAGTCCCATTTCACAGGTGAGGACATCGGGACGCGCAGGTTACATCACCACAAGACACGGGTCACCGGTGCCAGTGTCCCATCACAAGGCACAGACCAGATGCACCTTTGCAAAAGACTTTTCCTAAAGCCCCGTTTCCACCTGGAGTGTCCTGTCAAACTCTGCCAGAGCTTGTCTTACCTCGACAGGCTCAGCTATGGTGACAGGCCACACCTTGGGGAGGCTTCCCGGAGGAGGGTGGAAAGAGCCAGCAGAGCTGGGCGACTGGGAGGTTACCTGGCTCCCTGGACTGTGGCCTGGATGTGTTTGCTCAGTTTCTGAAACCGAGTTTTTACCAGTGTGTCTATGTCACCagggaggagacaccagctcaGCTACAACATCTGGATTAATGATGATGTGGGTGGGGCCGCGGGGATTCCTGGGGAGCTGGCATGGGAGGTTCCAAAAGGTTTTAGTCTTTATGCCTCTTGCTCTGGCCTTGGCTGTGTTTGTGGCTGATGACCAAGCCCTTATCTGTCCCACAGCTAAGGCTGGCCCTGCTTTCCAGGTTCCCAGTGCCCCCAGGGtcaggaaaggcaggaagggaggCTCCTTGGGCTGGGTTCAAGGCTGCCCACTTGTTCATACTTGGCTCTAGGGTTTAACTGAATGGTTGAGATAGTCAATAGCTCAGTAGTGAACAGGGCCACAGGTAAGGGCCAAGCAGGAAAGGCTTCCTCCCCGACAGTGGACTCGGGGTGGGAGGGGTGCTGTCAGTGGGAATTGTTTTGAGGAAGGGGGCGTTCCAGTAGTGCTCAAGCTTCTCCAGGACAGGATTGGGGTCGAGGGCAGATGTGGGGCGGCGGGCATGGGTCGCGGGGGAGTTAAGCTCTGGGCTAGGGTCCGGGGTGGGGTTCCAGGGCATCCTGGGCCGCGGGGGAGCGGGCTCTGGGCGCTCAGCTCAGCTGCTGTGAGCGCCTGGGGCGGGAGCCGCCTGCCCAGGTCCTATGGGGCTCGGGCTGCGCGCAGCCGGGAGAGGCGAGGAAAACAACAGGCGAGGAGGGAGGGAGCGGGAGGGACGGCGGGAGGCAGGGACGCGGGGGCCGCCCCCAGTCCGCCCGGGCTTGGCGCGCCAGGGCCCACAGTTTGGGGTTCTCTGGGCCCCAGGGGTCAGAGGAGAATCCCGCGTCCCCTGACCGGGCAGGTTGCCTGCCCCACCCCCGTTCCGCGCGTCCTGGGATGCTACCAGAGGTCGGGTAATCCTTGGCGACTCAGCTCCGAGGGGCCTTTTCCCTAATGTCACTCGCACCTCGCGCCATCAGCCACGGAGTGGGTGGGCCAGCCGAGCACCCTCCTCCCCGCCCCTATTAACCCTTCCCGTCCGGCCTCCGGCCTCGGACCCGCCCTCTCCCCTAGCCTCCAGCGTTCGCCCGCATCCCCGGGATGTCagggttggggggggtggggagggagaaagtTTCAGGGCTCCGCAGCTTCCCGCgctctccccatcctctggcccCCGCCCTGCGCCGCTCCCCGCGGACCACTCACCAGATAGAGGCTGCCCTGCACTAGGAACACGAAGCAGCAGCGGGTCAGTTGCATCTTCCTCCTCCGCTCTCACcggtctctctctttcctttcaggGTCCCAGGCCCCCTCTTCCCCGGGCTGCTCCTTCAGGCGCGCTGTCCCATGCTCGGGTCCCCGGTGGCTCGAGGCCCTCCCCTCAGCCCGTCGCTGGGACCGACCCCGCCCCCTTCGGTCCAGCTGTGTAGCCGCCGCCCCCTCCCCGCGTCCAGCTGCGCGCCGCGCGGTCCCTTCTCCCGCTCCCAGATGTGAGCCCGGAGCGTCTCGAAGGGGCTCCGGCTGCGCGGTGGCTCTGCCGCTCCAGACAGGCGCTCGGCGCCCCGCTCGCTTCCAGAGGCTGGGCTCTCGCCCAGATGTGCTGGGGACCTGCGCGCGCGCCCGTCCCCGGTGCTAATTCCCCAGACCAGACGGCCCCTCCCGCCCCGTCGCGGCGCGCCCCCTGGCGGACGCCCCGGGCCAAGCCGAGCCGCGGCCGCCCGCTCCCCGCGCTGCGCCCCGCCAGACTGGAGCGCTCCTGGCGCCCAGGCGGCTCCCGCTTCCTCGTCCCTCCcactggcggcggcggcggcggcggcaggtaCCGTGAGCCCAGTCGGTACCTCCGGAGTTAACTCCTCCCCTGCCGGCCCGCAGCCTGGGGACCTGGGACGCTGACTTTCCAGCGTAGGGGACAGGAGGCGGGCGGAGGAGCTCTGGGAGAGGAGGCGAAAGGCTGGAAGACCGCGGATGGGGACACCAGCTTTTCCGCCCTTCTGGCAGCGCGCCTTATCTTCTGTAGCGGGCATCGGGGATTTGTCGCCCTGCCTACCCCCGCCCCTCGGAGTCTTGGAATTTGGACAGACAGTTCTGCCCAAACCCATTTTAAGGGTCTA
This Peromyscus maniculatus bairdii isolate BWxNUB_F1_BW_parent chromosome 8, HU_Pman_BW_mat_3.1, whole genome shotgun sequence DNA region includes the following protein-coding sequences:
- the Nxph3 gene encoding neurexophilin-3 gives rise to the protein MQLTRCCFVFLVQGSLYLVICGQEDGPPGSEDPEHDDHEGQPRPRVPRKRGHISPKSRPLANSTLLGLLAPPGEAWGVLGQSPNRPKQSPLPATKVKKIFGWGDFYSNIKTVALNLLVTGKIVDHGNGTFSVHFRHNATGQGNISISLVPPSKAVEFHQEQQIFIEAKASKIFNCRMEWEKVERGRRTSLCTHDPAKICSRDHAQSSATWSCSQPFKVVCVYIAFYSTDYRLVQKVCPDYNYHSDTPYYPSG